Within Styela clava chromosome 8, kaStyClav1.hap1.2, whole genome shotgun sequence, the genomic segment GGGAGTCtcaaataaaatcatttacCACCGAACGTGATGCGTTATAAAACACATCGTTGAAAAAAAGGTTTGGTAATGAATATTCACTTCTAATATTGAATATACGGTATTGATCAGCAACACATGATCGTGAATATCATCTTCATTACGTTAATATACCTGATCATCGTTCCTATTGCGTGTTACACAATATGAAAATGAATTACATATGTATTATCTGATGATCTATCTTTATGATgtagaaaatcaatttttttttcatttcattctattttttttattgcaacaaAAGAGTAAAAGTAATTAGAAAATAACAGTCTGccaaatgcaatatttaaataataacactAATTTTGGCAGTGGATTATCACGAAATGGCAAAGAAtaatagaaaattttatttttattgggggggggggggggtattgttttaaatatatagttgCAAGATACAAATTctaatatattgagtataattcaaacaaataaatttatctATTTAAACTTGGGCATCTCAGTATTTTCATGCGATGACCATTTCGAATGTGCTAACACATTATCAGTAAGGCCTTGGTCATTTGTAATAATTTAAGAATAATTGAGAATCGATTTTCATAGTTTCATGGGACCCTTCTGGATAGCTTGATACTAAAATCCCTTCTCGTCCATCTAGCAATATGAACAAAAaggaaaacaagagagctatgctcaaatatatggacacgtagcgccacccagtggcaataattttgatgacgtcatagcgaaaaaaaaagtaatagccttctggagaaaaatattatctttaaccactgaaaatattaaagcaattggtccagtattcgaagagaaaagcgattttttaaaaatggagacggagacaaataacaatgacaacaaaattttgaaacgatcgttatggccactaaacgtgtccaataccAAAATCAATCAATGtagaaaatcaacaaaaaaccGAAAATCGCATACAAGTCATGCGTACCATTGTACACAGGTTGcgtaattatttattttttcgctGTGACTCGGCATTTCATAACAACTCGTCTGCGTTAAGTCACCGTTACCTGGCATTTTCGATGTATTCTCGCACTACGTTAACTGCTTTATCATTAGTTTCACGGAGATCGTTGCGTCTTACTAAAAGTCGTTTTACAAAGATTGTAACTGAAGGACGTAATTTAGTTCGGATATCATCGTACAGACCGATAACAATGGGATCTTTGATATCTGGAAATTCGCCAACCTCATGTAAGTTTTGCCGGATATCAGAAGTGTAGACAGTAAACtcatattgaattaaaaaaggCAGCGAAGATGCCCATTGATGattgaaagtaatagcctctgTTGAATCTGCCAATTCTGCAATTACTGAATTATCTAACTCACAATACGATACGATACTGCGATAcgtcataaaaaataaacgatttTTATTCTGAAGCCTGGTTCTTTGAAAATTAGACAGTTTTTAGAACGTAGCATCATTTTCAACGCCAAGCCTAGCATGCTCAAATGACAGAATGAACGTTTTCCTCATATGAACCCGGTTCACTTTTGTATGATTTTATATCCACATAAGTCTGTAAGTCAACTGCAGAACTTGAGAAATGTCTGAATgtaagaataaaatattatgataCTGTAATAACACCTTAATGAAACAATGCTTACTATTTCTATGATCACCCATAATTCCTCATACGAGATAGAATTGTAGATATTGTTCTGTGCAGCAAATTTTTTGAGATTGGATAGGCTAATTCAGTAATTCAAACTTTATATAAGAATTTAGAATCAAAGTATAAAAATTTATGTAGACTATATTATTTTTCTGACTGATAAGCTAGCTCTTATTGTAAAACATGAATGCTCAAATGTTTATCGGGATAAATATCGCCATGTTTCTTTTTACAAAAGCTTCTGGTGTTGAAGTTAAATTCACAGAAGAAGAATTGAAAGAACGTCTAACACCTATGCAGTATCATGT encodes:
- the LOC120345759 gene encoding peptide methionine sulfoxide reductase MsrB-like, encoding MRTIVHRLRNYLFFRCDSAFHNNSSALSHRYLAFSMYSRTTLTALSLVSRRSLRLTKSRFTKIVTEGRNLVRISSYRPITMGSLISGNSPTSSSGVEVKFTEEELKERLTPMQYHVTQEKGTERAFTGELTYNKESGIYSCVVCGQSLFKSDHKFDSGSGWPSFHEVMNSDSVDTHTDLSHGMKRVEVTCKKCGSHLGHLFDDGPKPSGQRFCINSASLKFDGSKKKSEL